One genomic region from Vigna radiata var. radiata cultivar VC1973A unplaced genomic scaffold, Vradiata_ver6 scaffold_400, whole genome shotgun sequence encodes:
- the LOC106778350 gene encoding uncharacterized protein LOC106778350, with the protein MVCFCFLVDQRRKVQRSKPAAGTCSRCGGGASVADMMTQTRFCYIPFYSKSWKAIVCTFCGATLKSYR; encoded by the coding sequence ATGGTGTGTTTCTGTTTTCTGGTGGATCAGAGGAGGAAGGTGCAGCGGAGCAAGCCGGCGGCGGGGACGTGTTCGCGGTGCGGCGGCGGAGCCAGCGTGGCGGATATGATGACACAAACCAGATTTTGCTACATTCCATTTTACTCCAAATCTTGGAAAGCTATTGTTTGCACTTTTTGTGGAGCCACTCTTAAATCTTACAGATGA